From Ananas comosus cultivar F153 linkage group 8, ASM154086v1, whole genome shotgun sequence, one genomic window encodes:
- the LOC109713602 gene encoding lanC-like protein GCL2 — translation MGNRHFPNEMPSFVEEDEAGADSGSGLHHLLSLPYPKLAVKLLGVALNLKQKVVEETWVRKRREEDGYTLYAGLLGTAFLLFKAYQVTDDRNDLSLCAEIIKACDSASTDSPNVTFVCGRAGVCALGAVVAKLSGDEDMLNYYLSLFNDIRMPDQVPNELLYGRAGYLWSCSFLNKHLGDRTIPSTKIDAVVKEVISDGKRLSVEGSCPLMYEWFDERYWGAAHGLAGIVHVLMDMELNLEEQECVKGTLRYMIENRLPSGNYPLTEGDGADGAVHWCHGAPGVALTLTKAYQVFQEEEFLQAAAEAAEVVWNRGLLKRVGICHGISGNAYAFLSLYRLTGNAEHLYRAKAFACFLLDGAEQLIAEGILGVGDQPFSLFEGQAGWVYFFLDMLKPPESRFPAYEL, via the exons ATGGGGAATCGCCACTTCCCCAATGAAATGCCGAGTTTCGTAGAGGAGGACGAAGCCGGCGCCGACTCCGGATCCGGTCTCCACCACCTCCTCTCCCTTCCATACCCAAAACTAGCCGTTAAGCTCTTGGGAGTTGCTCTCAACCTCAAACAAAAG GTTGTGGAGGAGACTTGGGTCCGAAAACGGAGGGAGGAAGATGGCTACACACTCTACGCGGGCCTGCTCGGGACGGCATTCTTGCTGTTTAAGGCTTACCAGGTTACCGACGACCGAAATGACCTCAGCCTCTGTGCGGAGATCATCAAGGCTTGCGATTCGGCTTCGACGGATTCACC GAATGTGACCTTTGTTTGTGGTCGGGCTGGCGTTTGTGCTTTGGGGGCGGTGGTTGCGAAGCTATCTGGGGACGAGGATATGCTCAACTATTATTTGAGCTTGTTTAATGAT ATCAGAATGCCAGATCAAGTTCCTAATGAGTTGCTATATGGAAGAGCTGGATATCTATGGTCTTGTTCATTCCTAAATAAGCATCTTGGTGATCGGACTATCCCTTCGACGAAGATT GATGCAGTAGTGAAGGAGGTCATTAGCGACGGAAAGAGATTGTCTGTCGAAGGGAGCTGCCCGCTAATGTACGAGTGGTTTGATGAGAGATACTGGGGCGCTGCTCACGGGCTCGCGGGGATCGTGCATGTTCTGATGGACATGGAGCTGAATTTGGAGGAGCAGGAATGCGTCAAGGGCACTCTTCGCTACATGATTGAGAACCGACTTCCAAGCGGGAACTACCCACTTACAGAGGGAGACGGTGCCGACGGTGCTGTTCATTGGTGCCATGGTGCTCCTGGTGTTGCTCTCACCCTTACTAAAGCTTACCAG GTCTTCCAGGAAGAGGAGTTCCTGCAGGCGGCAGCAGAGGCTGCAGAGGTAGTCTGGAATCGAGGCCTGCTAAAGCGAGTCGGAATCTGTCACGGTATAAGCGGAAATGCGTACGCATTCCTCTCGCTCTACCGGCTAACTGGCAATGCGGAGCACCTTTATCGGGCCAAAGCATTCGCGTGCTTTCTTCTGGACGGAGCTGAACAGCTGATCGCGGAGGGGATCTTGGGCGTCGGTGATCAGCCGTTTTCGCTCTTTGAAGGCCAGGCTGGGTGGGTATATTTCTTTCTGGACATGCTTAAACCGCCCGAATCGAGATTCCCAGCTTATGAACTCTGA
- the LOC109714281 gene encoding protochlorophyllide reductase-like, protein MSLQAYFLPSTLPVHKEGSTFWGIPLSENARTEFKPSVSRSTNRVSISLGVRAQAAVTTPNISRATPEGKKTLRKGNVVITGASSGLGLAAAKALAETGKWNVVMACRDFLKAERAAKAAGMAKESYTVMHLDLASLDSVRQFVENVRRAGMPLDVLVCNAAVYFPTAKEPTYTADGFEMSVGVNHLGHFLLARELLEDLKTSDYPSKRLIIVGSITGNTNTLAGNVPPKANLGDLRGLAAGLSGVNGSTMIDGGEFDGAKAYKDSKVCNMLTMQEFHRRFHEETGVTFASLYPGCIATTGLFREHIPLFRLLFPPFQKYITKGFVSEHEAGKRLAQVVSEPSLTKSGVYWSWNKNSASFENQLSQEASDPEKAKRVWELSEKLVGLA, encoded by the exons ATGTCTCTTCAAGCATATTTTCTCCCCTCAACTCTTCCTGTGCACAAAGAG GGATCTACTTTTTGGGGGATTCCTCTATCTGAGAATGCCAGGACAGAGTTTAAACCCTCGGTCTCCAGGAGCACTAAC AGAGTGAGTATATCCCTCGGAGTAAGAGCCCAGGCCGCGGTAACGACCCCGAACATCAGCCGCGCAACTCCGGAGGGGAAGAAGACCCTCCGGAAGGGCAATGTCGTAATCACGGGGGCTTCGTCGGGGCTGGGGCTCGCCGCCGCCAAGGCGCTGGCCGAGACCGGCAAGTGGAACGTCGTCATGGCGTGCCGCGACTTCCTCAAGGCCGAGCGCGCCGCCAAGGCGGCGGGGATGGCCAAGGAGAGCTACACCGTCATGCACCTCGACCTCGCGTCCCTCGACAGCGTCCGCCAGTTCGTCGAGAACGTCCGGCGGGCGGGGATGCCGCTCGACGTGCTCGTGTGCAACGCCGCGGTGTATTTTCCGACAGCCAAGGAGCCGACTTACACCGCCGACGGGTTCGAGATGAGTGTCGGCGTAAACCATCTCGGTCACTTCCTTCTGGCTCGCGAGCTGCTCGAGGACCTGAAGACCTCCGATTACCCGTCGAAGCGCCTCATCATCGTCGGCTCCATAACAG GAAACACGAACACTCTGGCGGGGAACGTGCCGCCGAAGGCCAACCTGGGGGACCTGCGGGGGCTGGCGGCGGGGCTGAGCGGGGTGAATGGGTCGACGATGATCGACGGCGGGGAATTCGATGGGGCGAAGGCGTACAAGGACAGCAAGGTGTGCAACATGCTGACGATGCAGGAGTTCCACCGGCGGTTCCACGAGGAGACCGGCGTCACGTTCGCGTCCCTCTACCCCGGCTGCATCGCCACCACCGGCCTCTTCCGCGAGCACATCCCGCTGTTCCGCCTCCTGTTCCCTCCCTTCCAGAAGTACATCACCAAGGGCTTTGTGTCTGAGCACGAGGCCGGCAAAAGACTTGCTCAG GTGGTGAGCGAGCCGAGCTTGACGAAGTCGGGCGTGTACTGGAGCTGGAACAAGAACTCGGCGTCGTTCGAGAACCAGCTGTCCCAGGAAGCCAGTGATCCTGAGAAAGCGAAGAGAGTGTGGGAGCTTAGTGAAAAGCTTGTTGGCTTGGCCTAG
- the LOC109713603 gene encoding uncharacterized protein LOC109713603 isoform X1, with protein sequence MEQEFEHTFLKIRGLNIHIAHKGEGGSGTVVFLHGFPEIWYSWRHQMVAAAAAGFRAIAPDFRGYGLSDQPPDPASASLDDLVTDLFAILDALSISKAFIVGKDFGVRPAYQFAISYPNRVCGAITLGIPFSITSFSSAVKSPGFYISRWREPGRAEADFGRFDIKRVVRTIYILFSRSEIPIAEEGQEIMDLADSSTPLPAWFTDEDLAVYASLYEKPGFAYPLQMPYRVSKTLGITGEPKVEAPSLLIMGEKDYVLKFPGMEEYIKSGMVKKFVPDLEIVYIPEGSHFVQEQFPQQVNQLIITFLKNHSLSK encoded by the exons ATGGAGCAAGAGTTTGAGCACACTTTCCTAAAAATCAGAGGTCTCAACATCCACATAGCTCACAAAGGAGAAG GGGGATCGGGCACTGTGGTGTTCCTTCACGGCTTTCCGGAGATATGGTACTCGTGGAGGCACCAGATGGTCGCAGCTGCGGCCGCCGGCTTCCGAGCCATTGCCCCCGACTTCCGCGGTTATGGCCTCTCTGACCAACCGCCGGACCCGGCAAGCGCATCTCTGGACGATCTCGTCACCGACCTCTTCGCCATCCTCGATGCTCTCTCTATCTCAAAG GCTTTCATAGTTGGGAAGGATTTTGGAGTGAGACCAGCTTATCAATTTGCCATATCGTACCCAAATCGTGTGTGTGGGGCTATAACTTTGGGCATACCTTTCTCTATCACTTCTTTCTCCTCTGCAGTAAAATCGCCGGGATTCTACATATCAAGATGGCGG GAGCCTGGGCGAGCAGAGGCGGACTTCGGCAGGTTTGACATTAAGAGGGTCGTGCGCACCATTTACATTCTCTTTTCTCGGAGCGAGATTCCTATAGCCGAGGAGGGCCAAGAGATCATGGACCTTGCAGACTCATCGACTCCTTTACCTGCGTGGTTCACCGATGAGGATCTCGCCGTCTATGCTTCTCTCTATGAGAAACCAGGCTTCGCCTATCCACTCCAAATGCCTTACCG GGTGTCGAAGACGCTCGGAATCACGGGCGAACCGAAAGTCGAGGCCCCTTCCTTGCTGATCATGGGAGAAAAAGATTATGTCTTGAAATTCCCAGGGATGGAGGAGTATATAAAGAGTGGGATGGTGAAGAAGTTCGTACCTGACCTGGAGATTGTGTACATACCTGAAGGATCTCATTTTGTTCAGGAGCAGTTCCCTCAGCAAGTGAATCAACTCATCATCACTTTTCTCAAGAACCACTCCCTCAGCAAGTGA
- the LOC109713603 gene encoding uncharacterized protein LOC109713603 isoform X2, translated as MEQEFEHTFLKIRGLNIHIAHKGEGGSGTVVFLHGFPEIWYSWRHQMVAAAAAGFRAIAPDFRGYGLSDQPPDPASASLDDLVTDLFAILDALSISKAFIVGKDFGVRPAYQFAISYPNRVCGAITLGIPFSITSFSSAVKSPGFYISRWREPGRAEADFGRFDIKRVVRTIYILFSRSEIPIAEEGQEIMDLADSSTPLPAWFTDEDLAVYASLYEKPGFAYPLQMPYRVSKTLGITGEPKVEAPSLLIMGEKDYVLKFPGMEEYIKSGMVKKFVPDLEIVYIPEGSHFVQEQFPQQVNQLIITFLKNHSLP; from the exons ATGGAGCAAGAGTTTGAGCACACTTTCCTAAAAATCAGAGGTCTCAACATCCACATAGCTCACAAAGGAGAAG GGGGATCGGGCACTGTGGTGTTCCTTCACGGCTTTCCGGAGATATGGTACTCGTGGAGGCACCAGATGGTCGCAGCTGCGGCCGCCGGCTTCCGAGCCATTGCCCCCGACTTCCGCGGTTATGGCCTCTCTGACCAACCGCCGGACCCGGCAAGCGCATCTCTGGACGATCTCGTCACCGACCTCTTCGCCATCCTCGATGCTCTCTCTATCTCAAAG GCTTTCATAGTTGGGAAGGATTTTGGAGTGAGACCAGCTTATCAATTTGCCATATCGTACCCAAATCGTGTGTGTGGGGCTATAACTTTGGGCATACCTTTCTCTATCACTTCTTTCTCCTCTGCAGTAAAATCGCCGGGATTCTACATATCAAGATGGCGG GAGCCTGGGCGAGCAGAGGCGGACTTCGGCAGGTTTGACATTAAGAGGGTCGTGCGCACCATTTACATTCTCTTTTCTCGGAGCGAGATTCCTATAGCCGAGGAGGGCCAAGAGATCATGGACCTTGCAGACTCATCGACTCCTTTACCTGCGTGGTTCACCGATGAGGATCTCGCCGTCTATGCTTCTCTCTATGAGAAACCAGGCTTCGCCTATCCACTCCAAATGCCTTACCG GGTGTCGAAGACGCTCGGAATCACGGGCGAACCGAAAGTCGAGGCCCCTTCCTTGCTGATCATGGGAGAAAAAGATTATGTCTTGAAATTCCCAGGGATGGAGGAGTATATAAAGAGTGGGATGGTGAAGAAGTTCGTACCTGACCTGGAGATTGTGTACATACCTGAAGGATCTCATTTTGTTCAGGAGCAGTTCCCTCAGCAA GTGAATCAACTCATCATCACTTTTCTCAAGAACCACTCTTTACCATAA
- the LOC109713603 gene encoding uncharacterized protein LOC109713603 isoform X3, producing MEQEFEHTFLKIRGLNIHIAHKGEGTVVFLHGFPEIWYSWRHQMVAAAAAGFRAIAPDFRGYGLSDQPPDPASASLDDLVTDLFAILDALSISKAFIVGKDFGVRPAYQFAISYPNRVCGAITLGIPFSITSFSSAVKSPGFYISRWREPGRAEADFGRFDIKRVVRTIYILFSRSEIPIAEEGQEIMDLADSSTPLPAWFTDEDLAVYASLYEKPGFAYPLQMPYRVSKTLGITGEPKVEAPSLLIMGEKDYVLKFPGMEEYIKSGMVKKFVPDLEIVYIPEGSHFVQEQFPQQVNQLIITFLKNHSLSK from the exons ATGGAGCAAGAGTTTGAGCACACTTTCCTAAAAATCAGAGGTCTCAACATCCACATAGCTCACAAAGGAGAAG GCACTGTGGTGTTCCTTCACGGCTTTCCGGAGATATGGTACTCGTGGAGGCACCAGATGGTCGCAGCTGCGGCCGCCGGCTTCCGAGCCATTGCCCCCGACTTCCGCGGTTATGGCCTCTCTGACCAACCGCCGGACCCGGCAAGCGCATCTCTGGACGATCTCGTCACCGACCTCTTCGCCATCCTCGATGCTCTCTCTATCTCAAAG GCTTTCATAGTTGGGAAGGATTTTGGAGTGAGACCAGCTTATCAATTTGCCATATCGTACCCAAATCGTGTGTGTGGGGCTATAACTTTGGGCATACCTTTCTCTATCACTTCTTTCTCCTCTGCAGTAAAATCGCCGGGATTCTACATATCAAGATGGCGG GAGCCTGGGCGAGCAGAGGCGGACTTCGGCAGGTTTGACATTAAGAGGGTCGTGCGCACCATTTACATTCTCTTTTCTCGGAGCGAGATTCCTATAGCCGAGGAGGGCCAAGAGATCATGGACCTTGCAGACTCATCGACTCCTTTACCTGCGTGGTTCACCGATGAGGATCTCGCCGTCTATGCTTCTCTCTATGAGAAACCAGGCTTCGCCTATCCACTCCAAATGCCTTACCG GGTGTCGAAGACGCTCGGAATCACGGGCGAACCGAAAGTCGAGGCCCCTTCCTTGCTGATCATGGGAGAAAAAGATTATGTCTTGAAATTCCCAGGGATGGAGGAGTATATAAAGAGTGGGATGGTGAAGAAGTTCGTACCTGACCTGGAGATTGTGTACATACCTGAAGGATCTCATTTTGTTCAGGAGCAGTTCCCTCAGCAAGTGAATCAACTCATCATCACTTTTCTCAAGAACCACTCCCTCAGCAAGTGA
- the LOC109714402 gene encoding lanC-like protein GCL2, which translates to MADRFFPNEMPDFVEEEKESSRAQPSTLLALLSLPYPKLADKLLKAALDLKEQVVKETWVKPRQRVNDYTLYTGALGTAFLLFRSYQVTGVETDLKLAGQIVKACDAASKGLPFVTFICGRAGVCALGAVVARHLRDEAMLNHYLSSFNEIKMPDKVPNELLYGRAGYLWACSFINKHLGKNTISSTKTSAIVREIINEGKKLANGGRCPLMYEWHGKKYWGAAHGLAGIMHVLMDMELKPDDKECVKGTLRYMIQNRFPSGNYPSSEGSKEDRLVHWCHGAPGVALTLTKAFQVFEDEQFFRAAVEAAEVVWNRGLLKRVGICHGISGNSYAFLSLYKLTGNEEYKYRAKAFASFLLDRANQLIAEGAMHGGDRPFSLFEGKAGMAYLFLDMVKPSESRFPAYEL; encoded by the exons ATGGCGGATCGGTTCTTCCCCAACGAGATGCCGGATTttgtggaggaggagaaggagagctcCCGAGCCCAACCCTCCACTCTCctcgctctcctctctctcccttatCCCAAGCTCGCCGATAAGCTCCTAAAAGCCGCTCTCGATCTCAAAGAACAg GTTGTGAAGGAGACATGGGTCAAACCTCGGCAACGAGTGAACGATTACACGCTCTACACCGGCGCGCTCGGAACGGCGTTCTTGCTGTTCAGGTCTTACCAAGTCACCGGAGTCGAAACCGATCTCAAGCTCGCAGGCCAAATTGTTAAGGCTTGCGACGCCGCCTCGAAGGGCTTGCC GTTTGTGACTTTCATTTGCGGACGCGCTGGCGTGTGCGCTCTCGGTGCGGTCGTGGCAAGGCATTTGCGTGACGAGGCTATGCTTAATCACTATTTGAGCTCATTTAATGAG ATCAAGATGCCCGATAAAGTTCCTAATGAGTTGCTATATGGAAGAGCTGGATATTTATGGGCTTGTTCGTTCATAAACAAGCACCTTGGAAAGAACACGATTTCTTCAACCAAGACG AGTGCTATAGTAAGGGAGATTATTAATGAGGGGAAGAAATTGGCCAACGGAGGACGCTGCCCTCTGATGTACGAGTGGCACGGAAAGAAGTACTGGGGAGCTGCTCACGGGCTCGCAGGGATCATGCATGTTTTGATGGACATGGAGCTGAAACCGGACGACAAGGAATGCGTGAAGGGCACTCTTCGCTACATGATTCAGAACCGGTTTCCCAGTGGGAACTACCCCTCGAGCGAGGGCAGTAAAGAGGACCGCCTCGTGCACTGGTGTCATGGTGCTCCCGGTGTTGCGCTGACCCTCACTAAAGCTTTTCAG GTCTTCGAGGACGAGCAGTTCTTCCGGGCAGCAGTCGAGGCTGCGGAGGTGGTGTGGAACCGCGGGCTGCTGAAGAGAGTAGGAATATGCCATGGCATAAGTGGGAACTCCTACGCATTCCTCTCGCTCTACAAGCTAACGGGCAACGAGGAGTACAAGTACCGGGCTAAAGCTTTTGCTAGCTTTTTGCTGGACAGAGCCAACCAGCTGATTGCGGAGGGGGCGATGCACGGCGGCGATCGCCCTTTCTCGCTGTTCGAAGGGAAGGCGGGTATGGCTTATCTCTTCCTGGACATGGTTAAACCCTCTGAGTCGAGGTTCCCCGCTTACGAACTCTGA